A window from Ornithorhynchus anatinus isolate Pmale09 chromosome X4, mOrnAna1.pri.v4, whole genome shotgun sequence encodes these proteins:
- the CCDC77 gene encoding coiled-coil domain-containing protein 77, with translation MDSTPTNPPASRRAAASRDSPRGQGSSRRRQRGLPSDSPDPSPPLPPVSQRLAVLRPSRELLEHYRKKIAEFDEEHEALTARLDKYKATCEEQHKLQWEMRQREEEIAELQKALSDMQVFLFQEREHVLRLYSENDRLKIRELEDRKKIQHLLALVGSDTGDLTYFHKEPPHKVTIPQKPLRAGEPQERKENLVSRTGPAKSTAKPAARGEAPQDPGTYQRDNQTLILQVEALQAQLEEQTKLCKDRIEGFLEDRRIRLEEAQVQHQRDQDKIKALADKLRRTQDLLFESTRDYLRLKSDVRVKEKSWLAEKDHLLKEKDEFREQLQEREEKRGGRQLSPPHPEPTWANGDYVKVLREKLAQEQKLSNMYREQCVALEDDLARIREEGDVGREIFKERSDKLGKRLQLMTRRYEALEKRRCMEVEGFKADIKNLRQKLKDVEKLLFQVTLNVGPDQDLAILHEVRQGNRRTHKIQGELKSLKAKIYRLESELRAC, from the exons AGCGGCAGCTTCCCGGGACTCCCCCAGGGGCCAGGGCTCCAGCCGCCGCCGCCAGCGGGGCCTGCCGTCCGATAGCCCCGACCCGTCCCCGCCGCTGCCCCCCGTGAGCCAGCGCCTGGCCGTCCTGCGCCCGTCACGGGAGCTCCTGGAGCACTACCGGAAGAAGATCGCCGAGTTCGACGAGGAGCATGAGGCCCTGACAGCCAGACTGGACAAGTACAAAGCCACCTGCGAGGAGCAG CACAAGCTCCAGTGGGAAATGCGTCAGCGGGAGGAAGAGATCGCCGAGCTGCAGAAAGCCCTGAGCGACATGCAGGTGTTCCTCTTCCAGGAGCGAGAGCACGTGCTGCGTCTCTACTCGGAGAACGACCGGCTGAAGATCAG GGAGCTGGAAGACCGGAAGAAAATTCAGCACCTCTTGGCCTTGGTAGGATCGGACACGGGAGACCTGACCTATTTTCACAAGGAGCCCCCGCACAAG GTCACCATTCCGCAGAAGCCACTGCGGGCCGGGGAACCCCAGGAACGCAAAGAGAACCTCGTTTCCAGGACAG GTCCAGCAAAAAGCACGGCCAAGCCAGCAGCCAGAGGGGAGGCTCCCCAAGACCCCGGAACCTACCAGAGGGACAATCAGACACTCATACTGCAG GTGGAGGCCCTGCAGGCCCAACTGGAGGAGCAGACCAAGCTGTGCAAGGACCGGATCGAGGGTTTCCTGGAGGACAGGCGGATCCGGCTGGAAGAAGCCCAGGTCCAGCACCAGAGAGACCAggacaagatcaaggcactggCCGACAA actcCGGCGAACCCAGGACCTGTTGTTCGAGAGCACCCGCGACTACCTGAGGCTCAAGTCGGACGTCCGGGTCAAGGAGAAGTCCTGGCTGGCCGAGAAGGACCACTTGCTGAAGGAGAAGGACGAGTTCCGGGAGCAGCTTCAGGaacgggaggagaagagaggcggCAGACAACTCTCACCACCCCATCCGGAGCCCACATGGGCAAACGGCGACTACGTTAAG GTGCTGCGGGAGAAGTTAGCCCAAGAGCAGAAGCTGTCCAACATGTACCGCGAACAGTGTGTAGCCTTGGAAGACGACCTGGCCCGAATCCGGGAAGAAGGAGACGTGGGGCGAGAGATTTTCAAG GAGCGCTCTGACAAGTTGGGGAAGCGTCTACAGCTGATGACCCGGCGCTACGAAGCGCTGGAGAAGCGACGTTGCATGGAAGTGGAAGGTTTTAAGGCGGACATCAAGAACCTCCGGCAGAAACTGAAGGATGTGGAGAAGTTGTTGTTCCAG gtgACGCTCAACGTGGGGCCGGACCAGGACTTGGCCATCCTGCATGAGGTCCGCCAGGGGAACCGGCGGACTCATAAGATCCAGGGGGAGCTGAAAAGCCTTAAGGCCAAGATCTACCGGCTGGAGAGCGAGCTGAGGGCCTGCTGA